Proteins from one Candidatus Hydrogenedens sp. genomic window:
- a CDS encoding neutral/alkaline non-lysosomal ceramidase N-terminal domain-containing protein — MKAGSAKAEITPDLGVPLNGYGARLGKGARAVHDPLWVHVLYLNDDQTEVFIVSLDLCVIDRELRDRVIAMAPDNISPTNIIMTATHTHNGFGGMCKYYPIRFVSGRYIPELIERTARIIAQTLREAKNNAKNAVLGYGTIQQTDLTCNRRYSGGPMDPQVGFIVSEDANGNEIAIVANMAGHPTSIGDEDFFSFSADYPGYFYREIEKLASPGCVPLFLNGAEGNQTIQAPENTSGWARTEKVGQLLAQRIYDAQKSIPFSDVKLKFNSQEIDLPMSIAEFFPKKIVFQSLQINDLAISFFPGELCVEYALQLRELAIMAGFKAHFTVGLSNDYLLYFVPKHLLFDRTYEAGMHFFGPQAEQWVINSCLNVLGAEQFKQQIDNTTLPEREQTDIGISIMRLTGTPYQRGLTRGRLYKEIVQKRYEQLILSPVKEGKYLPEEGLLSSLPTSWIDASSIILPAMAISIRPWASMVHPDVIEELTGLSDGTEVAFDKIWLLQNALNIKTAQTYNPLFDTPLCTAIAVFGERAGAKDLLIGHTIDWAESETPTVFYHQPNDGIKFVEVSFPWFYGTLCGMNEAGIVLSVTRDTSKLDLSEKNPGPEFTLKHILSKLTNFETVISEVEKIKFPAGYHTIIAGKSAKGKWVAQTFPSHPSEDISTEALKNQGVVLGCGSLVSSSETTVKRYSILLKKVEEERIISTDELKAIMTFSDEEDVSLPQIWNEQSRCTVIFEPTEKKIWITIRRDDGKPSSYISMELNN; from the coding sequence TTGAAAGCAGGGTCTGCCAAGGCGGAGATTACACCTGATTTAGGTGTGCCATTAAATGGGTATGGTGCACGGTTAGGGAAAGGTGCACGTGCCGTTCATGACCCACTCTGGGTACATGTCCTTTATTTGAATGATGACCAAACAGAGGTATTTATTGTATCGTTAGACCTTTGTGTTATTGACCGTGAACTTCGTGACCGCGTTATTGCAATGGCACCTGACAATATTTCACCTACAAACATTATCATGACCGCAACGCATACACATAATGGCTTTGGTGGAATGTGTAAGTATTACCCAATTCGATTTGTTTCAGGAAGATACATACCCGAACTAATTGAACGTACTGCACGAATTATTGCCCAAACCCTTCGAGAAGCGAAAAATAACGCAAAAAATGCAGTATTAGGATATGGGACTATCCAGCAGACAGATTTAACATGTAACCGACGCTATTCAGGTGGTCCTATGGACCCTCAAGTCGGTTTTATCGTTTCGGAAGATGCAAATGGGAATGAGATTGCTATTGTAGCGAATATGGCAGGTCACCCAACGTCTATTGGTGATGAGGATTTTTTCTCCTTCTCTGCTGATTATCCAGGCTATTTTTATCGTGAAATAGAAAAATTAGCCAGTCCAGGATGTGTACCCCTATTTTTGAATGGAGCGGAAGGAAACCAAACTATTCAAGCACCAGAAAATACTTCAGGGTGGGCAAGAACAGAGAAGGTAGGTCAATTATTAGCCCAACGGATTTATGACGCTCAAAAGAGCATACCGTTTTCAGATGTAAAACTAAAATTCAATTCACAAGAAATTGATTTGCCCATGAGCATTGCTGAGTTTTTCCCAAAAAAAATAGTGTTCCAATCATTACAGATCAATGACCTCGCGATTTCTTTCTTTCCTGGTGAGCTATGTGTTGAATATGCACTTCAGTTAAGAGAACTTGCGATTATGGCAGGGTTCAAAGCCCATTTTACTGTGGGCTTGTCTAATGATTACCTTTTATATTTTGTGCCCAAGCACCTTTTATTTGACCGCACTTATGAAGCAGGGATGCATTTCTTTGGACCGCAAGCGGAACAATGGGTTATTAATTCCTGTCTTAACGTATTAGGAGCGGAGCAGTTCAAACAGCAGATAGATAACACCACTCTACCTGAGAGAGAACAGACAGATATTGGGATAAGTATCATGCGGTTAACTGGAACACCTTACCAGAGAGGACTTACACGGGGAAGATTATATAAAGAGATTGTTCAGAAACGATATGAACAACTTATTTTATCCCCAGTAAAAGAAGGCAAATATCTGCCCGAAGAAGGATTATTATCTTCCTTGCCAACTTCATGGATTGATGCAAGTAGTATTATCCTACCAGCAATGGCTATTAGCATTCGTCCATGGGCTTCTATGGTGCATCCAGATGTAATTGAAGAGCTGACAGGTCTTTCTGACGGGACAGAAGTAGCCTTCGATAAAATATGGCTTTTACAAAATGCACTCAATATAAAAACTGCCCAGACTTATAACCCATTATTTGACACGCCTTTATGCACTGCTATCGCAGTATTTGGAGAACGCGCTGGAGCAAAAGATTTATTGATAGGGCATACAATTGACTGGGCTGAAAGTGAAACGCCAACTGTTTTTTACCATCAACCAAACGATGGTATTAAGTTTGTAGAAGTAAGTTTCCCATGGTTTTATGGTACCTTATGTGGGATGAATGAAGCAGGAATTGTACTATCAGTCACACGTGATACGAGCAAATTGGATTTATCTGAGAAAAACCCAGGACCTGAATTTACATTGAAACATATCTTGTCAAAGTTAACAAACTTTGAAACTGTGATTAGTGAAGTAGAAAAAATAAAATTTCCAGCTGGGTATCACACTATCATTGCTGGTAAAAGCGCAAAAGGAAAATGGGTAGCCCAAACGTTCCCCTCACATCCTTCGGAAGATATTTCTACGGAGGCATTGAAAAATCAAGGTGTTGTATTGGGGTGTGGTTCATTAGTGTCTTCATCTGAAACTACAGTAAAGAGATATTCGATATTACTTAAGAAGGTTGAGGAGGAGCGAATTATAAGTACGGACGAATTAAAAGCCATAATGACATTTTCTGATGAGGAGGACGTTTCACTTCCTCAGATATGGAATGAACAAAGTAGGTGCACTGTAATTTTTGAACCTACTGAAAAAAAGATATGGATAACGATAAGAAGAGATGATGGAAAACCATCAAGTTATATATCAATGGAGTTAAACAACTAA
- a CDS encoding thermonuclease family protein, whose product MTNCNTRNTIILLAIFIFTLHLFLAGENIVKVKVIEISEGDLFTAQGIDDSQEFKIRIYGIDSPEQGQNYFEEAKKILSDLIKDKEVNIDILTQDSIGNKVAHVQTDDATNVEELMVKEGYAWWDEENAKEAIELKKLCAEAIRQKKGLWADMSPLSPWDYRRGKGLAQITYKVEKKEEKKTEEKEEKKVLKAKGNEVYKGTFSTSNAPFVDVSKINFNEVKVDPNELLSKHLPTVAKDSSGNAIGLAVPNINQIPYANALGFQDGDIISSVNGIQINDFSQIMPIYEQLKGVKELSVQVIRNGKPITLNFRLP is encoded by the coding sequence ATGACTAATTGCAACACACGAAATACAATAATTCTCCTCGCCATATTCATATTTACATTGCACCTGTTTTTAGCGGGGGAAAACATAGTCAAAGTAAAGGTCATAGAAATTTCTGAAGGAGACCTGTTTACTGCTCAAGGTATCGATGATTCACAAGAATTCAAGATAAGAATATACGGTATAGATAGCCCTGAACAAGGCCAAAACTATTTTGAGGAGGCAAAAAAAATTCTTTCAGACCTTATAAAAGATAAAGAAGTAAACATTGATATTTTGACACAAGATAGTATCGGCAATAAGGTTGCTCATGTTCAGACAGACGATGCTACTAATGTTGAAGAATTGATGGTTAAGGAAGGTTATGCGTGGTGGGATGAGGAGAACGCAAAAGAAGCAATTGAACTGAAAAAACTTTGTGCAGAGGCTATTCGACAGAAAAAAGGTTTATGGGCTGATATGTCTCCATTATCTCCATGGGATTATCGTAGAGGTAAAGGGTTAGCACAGATAACCTATAAAGTGGAAAAGAAAGAAGAGAAGAAAACGGAAGAAAAAGAGGAAAAGAAGGTGCTAAAAGCCAAGGGGAATGAAGTATACAAAGGCACATTTTCTACTTCGAATGCACCCTTTGTAGATGTTTCAAAAATCAATTTTAATGAAGTAAAAGTAGACCCAAATGAATTGTTAAGCAAGCATCTGCCTACAGTGGCAAAAGATTCGTCAGGAAATGCTATCGGCTTGGCAGTCCCAAATATTAACCAAATCCCTTATGCTAATGCTCTTGGTTTCCAAGATGGTGATATTATTTCGTCTGTGAATGGTATTCAAATAAATGACTTCTCTCAAATTATGCCAATATATGAACAGCTTAAAGGTGTGAAGGAATTATCTGTTCAGGTAATACGGAATGGAAAGCCGATAACACTTAATTTCCGCCTCCCCTAA
- a CDS encoding DUF481 domain-containing protein: MRAYLLVLTSFFVIFLQEITYADRVEFSNGDILTGTIVEINENYLVINTDIAGVLTIKRKDIKKIESTSLVEVTYSSGETFQGTLHVSGDKYIVQEGKEKKTILWEEVKKIAPLSTNEDAEGDPLIQKDKRKWSGNIRASATLQKGTTDTITMESGIAISGRKRKDSINIELDGAYGEVEQQINTRRYGGKFRYQYYPKEKWYIYTDTNAERDESRKLGLRGQIGGGTGYEIISQPRQTWALEGALMLTHEEWLPYVPYEKDKVKEQNFQDGLNKITQASQRLIQSPEDITSLGDIIGGTINMLNPLGNNEKTNQDYTSLKLGSNYTRKIFNSELSHSLTFEPNLEHIDNYRLCSLTTLVTPVSKNLSIDLTLSNDYDSEHQERRIEPWEHRLSAGIRYDFGKKD; this comes from the coding sequence ATGCGAGCATATTTGTTGGTTTTGACAAGTTTCTTTGTAATCTTCTTGCAAGAAATTACTTATGCAGACCGTGTTGAGTTTTCTAATGGCGATATTCTTACAGGAACTATTGTAGAGATTAATGAGAATTATTTGGTTATCAATACAGACATTGCGGGCGTTTTGACTATAAAACGTAAAGATATAAAGAAAATAGAATCTACTTCGCTTGTTGAGGTGACTTACTCGTCAGGAGAAACCTTTCAAGGAACACTGCATGTATCGGGAGATAAATATATTGTTCAGGAAGGGAAAGAGAAAAAGACAATTCTATGGGAAGAAGTAAAAAAGATTGCACCTTTATCAACAAATGAAGATGCAGAAGGAGACCCACTTATTCAGAAAGATAAACGGAAATGGTCAGGAAACATTCGGGCCTCCGCTACACTTCAAAAAGGAACAACGGACACTATAACTATGGAAAGCGGGATCGCTATTTCTGGAAGAAAGAGAAAGGATTCGATAAATATAGAATTAGACGGTGCCTATGGAGAAGTGGAACAACAGATTAATACTCGTAGATATGGTGGAAAGTTTCGTTATCAATACTACCCTAAAGAGAAGTGGTATATATATACAGACACAAATGCGGAACGAGATGAAAGCAGAAAATTAGGTTTGCGGGGGCAAATAGGTGGTGGGACTGGATATGAAATTATTTCACAACCACGTCAGACATGGGCTCTGGAAGGTGCGTTAATGTTAACCCACGAAGAATGGCTTCCTTATGTCCCTTATGAAAAGGATAAGGTTAAGGAACAAAATTTTCAAGATGGACTTAACAAAATTACACAGGCTTCCCAAAGATTAATTCAGTCTCCAGAAGATATAACAAGTTTGGGGGATATAATTGGGGGAACAATCAACATGTTAAATCCATTAGGCAATAATGAAAAGACAAATCAGGATTATACCAGCTTAAAACTTGGGAGCAACTATACAAGAAAGATATTTAATTCAGAATTGTCTCACTCACTAACGTTTGAACCTAATCTCGAACATATTGATAATTACCGGCTTTGCTCTCTCACAACTCTCGTAACACCTGTCTCTAAAAATTTAAGTATCGACCTAACTTTATCCAATGATTACGATAGCGAACATCAAGAACGACGCATTGAACCTTGGGAACATAGACTTTCCGCAGGAATTAGATATGATTTTGGCAAAAAAGATTAA